One genomic window of Ottowia oryzae includes the following:
- the rho gene encoding transcription termination factor Rho translates to MHLNELKALHVSELLKQAETLEIDNAGRMRKQELMFAIIKKRAKAGEQVFADGVLEILPDGFGFLRSPDTSFTASTDDIYISPSQVRRFNLHTGDMIEGEVRIPKDGERYFALTKLDKVNDGAPEANKHKVMFENLTPLFPREQMKLERDAFKGEENITGRVIDVIAPIGKGQRALIVAPPKSGKTVMMQTIAHAIAANYPDSHMMVLLVDERPEEVTDMQRSVKAEVIASTFDEPAARHVHVAEMVIERAKRLVELKKDVVILLDSITRLARAYNNVVPSSGKVLTGGVDANALQRPKRFLGAARNVEEGGSLTIIATALIDTGSRMDEVIFEEFKGTGNSEVHLDRRLYEKRVFPSIQLNRSGTRREELLLAPEVLQKTRILRQFMYNMDEIESMEMVLKSMKATKNNSEFFDMMRRGG, encoded by the coding sequence ATGCATCTGAACGAACTGAAAGCGCTGCACGTTTCCGAATTGCTCAAGCAGGCGGAAACGCTGGAAATCGACAACGCCGGCCGCATGCGCAAGCAGGAGCTGATGTTCGCCATCATCAAAAAACGCGCCAAGGCTGGCGAGCAGGTGTTCGCCGATGGCGTGCTGGAAATCCTGCCCGATGGCTTTGGTTTCCTGCGCAGCCCCGACACCAGCTTCACCGCCAGCACGGACGACATCTACATCAGCCCCAGCCAGGTGCGCCGCTTCAACCTGCACACCGGCGACATGATCGAAGGCGAAGTGCGCATCCCCAAGGATGGCGAGCGCTACTTCGCGCTGACCAAGCTGGACAAAGTCAATGATGGCGCGCCCGAGGCGAACAAGCACAAGGTGATGTTCGAAAACCTGACGCCGCTGTTCCCGCGCGAGCAAATGAAGCTCGAGCGCGACGCGTTCAAGGGCGAAGAGAACATCACCGGCCGCGTGATCGACGTGATTGCGCCGATCGGCAAGGGCCAACGCGCGCTGATCGTGGCGCCGCCCAAGAGCGGTAAGACGGTGATGATGCAAACCATCGCCCACGCCATCGCCGCCAACTACCCCGACAGCCACATGATGGTGCTGTTGGTGGACGAGCGCCCCGAAGAAGTGACGGACATGCAGCGCTCGGTCAAGGCCGAGGTGATCGCCTCCACCTTCGATGAGCCCGCCGCACGCCACGTGCACGTGGCCGAGATGGTGATCGAGCGCGCCAAGCGCCTGGTCGAGCTGAAGAAGGACGTGGTGATCCTGCTGGATTCCATCACCCGCCTGGCGCGCGCCTACAACAACGTGGTGCCCTCGTCCGGCAAGGTGCTGACCGGCGGCGTGGACGCCAACGCCCTGCAACGCCCCAAACGCTTTCTGGGCGCGGCCCGCAACGTTGAAGAAGGCGGCAGCCTGACCATCATCGCCACGGCGCTGATCGACACCGGCAGCCGCATGGACGAGGTGATCTTTGAAGAATTCAAAGGCACCGGCAACAGCGAAGTCCACCTGGATCGCCGCCTTTATGAAAAGCGCGTGTTCCCTTCGATCCAGCTCAACCGCAGTGGCACACGCCGCGAAGAGCTGCTGCTGGCGCCGGAGGTGCTGCAGAAAACCCGCATCCTGCGTCAGTTCATGTACAACATGGACGAGATCGAATCGATGGAGATGGTGCTCAAGAGCATGAAGGCGACGAAGAACAACTCCGAGTTCTTCGACATGATGCGCCGCGGCGGCTGA
- a CDS encoding type B 50S ribosomal protein L31, giving the protein MREGIHPNYREVLFVDLSNGFKFVTRSCVNTKENETFEGKEYPLYKLDTSSESHPFYTGTQKSVDNMGGRVEKFRNRYGKVAR; this is encoded by the coding sequence ATGCGTGAAGGCATTCACCCCAATTACCGCGAAGTGCTGTTCGTTGACCTGTCCAACGGCTTCAAGTTCGTGACCCGTTCTTGCGTCAACACGAAGGAAAACGAAACCTTCGAAGGCAAGGAATACCCCCTGTACAAGCTGGACACGTCCAGCGAGTCGCACCCCTTCTACACCGGTACGCAAAAGTCGGTGGACAACATGGGCGGCCGCGTCGAGAAATTCCGCAACCGCTACGGCAAGGTCGCCCGCTAA
- the phoR gene encoding phosphate regulon sensor histidine kinase PhoR, whose product MAHTALVLLLQLVAGALGWWWQSWPGAFAGAVLAAGGVALWQAVQGNRFLRWIKEPQGGAPRGLRGQWGDAGYRTARALRGEQDATRVADVRLQSFLSAIQASPNGVVVLGPDGRIQWFNEMASAHFGFVPQRDLLQHIGNLVRDPAFTAYFATGAFQRDVRIRGREDSPARPVKLSVQIHPYADNYKLLLSQDITALSQAEAMRRDFVANVSHEIRTPLTVLAGFVETMQSLPLSDAERTHYLALMAAQSERMQTLVNDLLMLSRLEGSPLPDGHELVDLAALMAECEAEARGLSELLHPEGEAQRLQFDPPPAFALAGSRGELRSAASNLINNAVRYTPAGGSIRVFWEELLPGQVRLAVTDTGPGIAPEHISRIGERFYRVDRSRSRESGGTGLGLAIAKHVAQRHGGELSVVSEVGKGSTFALVFPASRVRAASDGSGLAAPVKLTSMAP is encoded by the coding sequence ATGGCACACACTGCGTTGGTACTGTTGCTGCAGTTGGTGGCGGGGGCGTTGGGCTGGTGGTGGCAATCCTGGCCAGGGGCCTTCGCGGGGGCGGTATTGGCCGCTGGTGGCGTGGCGCTTTGGCAGGCCGTGCAGGGCAATCGCTTTCTGCGCTGGATCAAAGAGCCGCAAGGCGGCGCGCCGCGCGGGCTGCGCGGGCAGTGGGGCGACGCCGGCTACCGCACGGCCCGCGCGCTGCGTGGCGAGCAAGACGCCACCCGCGTTGCCGACGTGCGGCTGCAATCCTTCCTCTCGGCCATTCAGGCCTCGCCGAATGGGGTGGTGGTGCTGGGGCCGGACGGGCGCATCCAGTGGTTCAACGAAATGGCGTCGGCGCATTTCGGCTTTGTGCCGCAGCGCGATCTGCTGCAGCACATCGGCAACCTGGTGCGTGACCCGGCGTTCACCGCGTACTTCGCAACAGGCGCCTTTCAGCGCGACGTGCGCATTCGCGGGCGCGAGGATTCGCCGGCCCGCCCGGTCAAGCTGTCGGTGCAGATTCATCCCTACGCCGACAACTACAAGCTGCTGCTGTCGCAGGACATCACCGCGCTGTCGCAGGCCGAAGCCATGCGCCGCGACTTCGTGGCCAACGTGTCGCACGAGATCCGCACGCCGCTGACGGTGCTGGCAGGCTTCGTTGAGACCATGCAGTCGCTGCCCCTGTCAGACGCTGAGCGCACGCACTACCTCGCGCTGATGGCTGCGCAATCCGAACGCATGCAGACGCTGGTCAACGACTTGCTGATGCTCTCGCGCCTGGAAGGCAGCCCGCTGCCAGATGGACATGAATTGGTCGACCTGGCCGCGCTGATGGCCGAATGTGAGGCCGAGGCGCGCGGCCTTTCCGAACTGCTTCACCCTGAAGGCGAAGCGCAGCGCCTGCAGTTCGACCCGCCCCCAGCCTTTGCCTTGGCTGGCTCGCGCGGCGAGTTGCGCAGCGCGGCGTCCAACCTGATCAACAACGCCGTTCGCTACACGCCCGCTGGTGGATCGATCCGCGTGTTTTGGGAAGAGTTGCTGCCCGGCCAAGTGCGCCTGGCGGTGACCGACACAGGCCCAGGTATCGCGCCCGAACACATTTCAAGGATCGGCGAGCGTTTTTACCGCGTGGACCGCAGCCGCTCGCGCGAATCGGGCGGCACGGGATTGGGGCTGGCGATTGCCAAGCACGTCGCCCAGCGCCACGGCGGCGAGCTGAGCGTGGTCAGCGAAGTTGGCAAGGGTTCCACTTTTGCGCTGGTCTTTCCCGCCTCGCGGGTGCGTGCGGCAAGCGACGGCAGCGGGTTGGCGGCGCCGGTAAAACTCACCTCGATGGCGCCCTAG
- the phoB gene encoding phosphate regulon transcriptional regulator PhoB yields MRTMPRVLIVEDEPPIAELIAVNLRHNGFQPTWAMDSETAQRELDDQLPDVILLDWMLPGESGLALAKKWRKDPRTKAVPILMLTARGDESDRVAGLDAGADDYITKPFSTKEMLARIRAVLRRRSPEMAGGVVAIGALVLDASTHRVTYDGQPLKMGPTEFKLLHYFMQNSERVHSRGQLLDKVWGDHVFIEERTVDVHVKRLREALGAAGVLIETVRGAGYRLTAQPLAHATPATASS; encoded by the coding sequence ATGAGAACGATGCCGAGGGTGCTGATCGTCGAGGATGAGCCGCCCATCGCAGAGCTGATCGCCGTCAACCTGCGCCACAACGGCTTTCAGCCCACGTGGGCCATGGACAGCGAAACCGCCCAGCGCGAGTTGGACGATCAGTTGCCGGACGTCATCTTGCTGGACTGGATGCTGCCCGGCGAAAGCGGGCTGGCGCTGGCCAAGAAATGGCGCAAAGATCCGCGCACGAAGGCCGTGCCCATCCTGATGCTGACCGCGCGCGGCGACGAATCCGACCGCGTCGCGGGGCTGGACGCCGGGGCCGACGACTACATCACCAAGCCGTTTTCCACCAAGGAAATGCTGGCCCGCATCCGTGCGGTGTTGCGCCGCCGCTCGCCTGAAATGGCCGGCGGGGTGGTGGCCATCGGCGCGCTGGTGCTGGACGCGTCGACGCACCGCGTGACCTATGACGGCCAGCCGCTGAAGATGGGGCCGACCGAATTCAAGCTGCTGCACTACTTCATGCAGAACTCTGAGCGGGTGCACAGCCGCGGCCAGTTGCTCGACAAAGTTTGGGGCGACCACGTCTTCATCGAAGAGCGCACGGTGGACGTGCACGTCAAACGCCTGCGTGAGGCGCTGGGCGCGGCCGGCGTGCTGATCGAAACCGTGCGTGGTGCGGGCTACCGCCTGACGGCGCAACCGTTGGCCCACGCGACGCCCGCGACCGCGTCTTCCTGA
- the phoU gene encoding phosphate signaling complex protein PhoU, whose amino-acid sequence MQDKHLSTQFDNELNQVSAHVLELGGMVEMQIRQAMYALSEFSEEVADQVQQTEQRVNALELEIDRELSSIIARRQPTAIDLRLLLAISKTNANLERVGDEAAKIARMVKRIVESGKARLLPSGELRIAADLAANQLRRALDAFARLSAEDAVAIIKGDAALDREFDGFVRKLITYMMEDPRTISASLDLLTLAKAIERIGDHATNIAEFIIYIVKGADVRHGTMEELEMLSR is encoded by the coding sequence ATGCAGGACAAACACCTTTCAACGCAGTTCGACAACGAACTCAACCAGGTGTCCGCCCATGTGCTTGAGCTGGGCGGCATGGTGGAAATGCAGATTCGGCAGGCGATGTACGCGCTGTCCGAGTTCAGCGAAGAAGTGGCCGATCAGGTTCAGCAGACCGAGCAGCGCGTGAACGCGCTGGAGCTGGAGATCGACCGTGAGCTGTCCAGCATCATCGCGCGCCGGCAGCCAACGGCGATCGACCTGCGGCTGCTGCTGGCCATCTCCAAGACCAACGCCAACCTCGAGCGCGTGGGCGACGAGGCGGCCAAGATCGCCCGCATGGTCAAGCGCATCGTGGAATCCGGCAAGGCGCGGCTGCTGCCCTCGGGCGAGCTGCGCATTGCCGCCGACTTGGCTGCCAACCAGCTGCGCCGGGCTCTGGACGCCTTCGCGCGCCTGAGCGCCGAAGACGCCGTGGCCATCATCAAGGGCGATGCGGCACTGGACCGCGAGTTTGACGGCTTCGTGCGTAAACTCATCACCTACATGATGGAAGATCCGCGCACCATCTCCGCCAGCCTGGACCTGCTCACGCTGGCCAAGGCGATCGAACGCATTGGCGACCACGCGACCAACATCGCCGAGTTCATCATCTACATCGTCAAGGGCGCCGACGTGCGGCACGGCACGATGGAAGAGCTGGAGATGCTGTCGAGATGA